The Desulfurellaceae bacterium genome includes a region encoding these proteins:
- the mltG gene encoding endolytic transglycosylase MltG, giving the protein MQTGKRGKRALFLVSLLAPLLIGGSVAWFGYRALMTPGPPLPQSVRFFVQNGSPLDSIARHLHTEGVLNQVWVFRLWARWSGMDRHIKPGEYLFPKALSPLELLTRLSQGQLVRRTVTIPEGFSLVQIAQLLEQRGFGTAESFLCLNADPEFLADWRLPANSLEGYLYPATYQFSVRAPAREILGRMIARFYAAWDPVLERRAAELGLSLHEVVTLASIIEKETGQVAERPLIAAVIHNRLNRGIRLQCDPTVIYGIKNFDGNLTRHHLQTPTPYNTYVIRGLPPGPIANPGLAALRAALYPASTDYLYFVARGDGTHHFSVSLAEHNRAVRRFQR; this is encoded by the coding sequence ATGCAAACAGGCAAGCGGGGAAAGCGCGCCCTGTTCCTGGTCAGCCTGCTTGCGCCGCTTCTGATCGGCGGAAGCGTGGCCTGGTTTGGCTATCGGGCTCTGATGACACCGGGTCCGCCGTTGCCTCAATCTGTCCGTTTCTTTGTCCAAAACGGTTCCCCACTGGACTCCATCGCCCGCCACCTGCACACCGAAGGCGTGCTGAACCAAGTCTGGGTCTTTCGCCTGTGGGCTCGCTGGAGCGGTATGGATAGACACATCAAGCCCGGTGAATACCTCTTTCCCAAAGCGCTCTCTCCCCTGGAGCTGCTCACACGGCTGAGTCAGGGCCAGCTCGTGCGCCGGACCGTCACGATTCCCGAGGGATTCAGCCTGGTTCAGATCGCTCAACTGCTCGAACAGCGGGGGTTTGGCACGGCTGAGAGTTTTCTGTGTCTGAATGCCGATCCCGAGTTCTTGGCCGACTGGAGACTGCCCGCCAACAGCCTCGAAGGCTATCTCTACCCGGCCACCTATCAGTTCTCTGTTCGGGCTCCGGCCCGAGAAATCCTGGGCCGGATGATCGCCCGTTTTTATGCCGCCTGGGATCCGGTTCTGGAGCGCCGGGCCGCCGAACTGGGATTGAGCCTGCACGAGGTCGTCACCCTGGCCTCGATTATCGAAAAAGAGACCGGCCAGGTCGCCGAACGCCCGCTGATCGCGGCGGTGATCCACAATCGGCTCAACAGAGGCATCCGACTCCAGTGTGACCCGACCGTTATCTACGGCATCAAAAATTTTGACGGAAACCTCACCCGCCACCACCTGCAAACCCCGACACCGTATAACACGTATGTGATCCGTGGCCTTCCGCCGGGCCCGATTGCCAACCCCGGCTTGGCCGCCCTGCGGGCCGCTCTGTATCCGGCCAGCACGGACTATCTGTACTTTGTGGCTCGCGGTGATGGCACCCATCATTTTTCGGTCAGCCTGGCCGAGCACAATCGAGCTGTCCGGCGTTTTCAAAGATAG
- a CDS encoding AAA family ATPase — protein MTHPDEDRIQRFCQLFSALEEEVGRVIVGNREIVRKVLTAFFAGGHVLLESAPGLGKTLLMKSLSRAVSLGAKRIQFTPDLMPSDIVGTEVLSESRGERSFTFKPGPVFTHIVLADEVNRATPKTQSAILEAMEEHQVSVFGQTHRLTPPFFVMATQNPIEIEGTYPLPEAQLDRFLFKLIIHSPSSAELTEILNRTTTDTQEEVRPLLGSEEQAATAVEQLKGLVREVLLAPPLNHYIARLIAAATPGNAEALPEVNQYVRFGPSPRGAQAMTLGAKVNALLDKRVNVSYDDIVDVALPALRHRCLLNFQAEAEGVQADALVEALLQKVDRA, from the coding sequence ATGACTCACCCAGACGAAGACCGCATACAGCGCTTTTGTCAGCTCTTCAGCGCGCTGGAGGAAGAGGTCGGGCGCGTCATTGTCGGCAATCGGGAGATTGTGCGCAAAGTGCTGACCGCCTTTTTTGCCGGCGGGCATGTGTTGCTGGAGAGTGCGCCCGGCTTAGGCAAAACCCTGCTGATGAAATCCCTGAGTCGGGCGGTGAGCCTGGGCGCCAAGCGGATCCAGTTTACCCCCGACCTGATGCCGTCGGACATTGTGGGCACGGAGGTCTTGTCCGAGAGCCGCGGCGAGCGGTCTTTTACGTTCAAACCGGGTCCGGTTTTCACCCACATTGTGCTGGCAGACGAGGTCAATCGAGCCACGCCCAAAACCCAGTCGGCCATCCTGGAAGCCATGGAAGAACACCAGGTCTCGGTATTCGGTCAGACGCACCGTCTGACTCCACCCTTTTTTGTCATGGCGACCCAGAATCCGATTGAAATCGAGGGCACCTATCCGTTGCCCGAGGCCCAGCTCGACCGCTTTTTGTTCAAGCTGATCATTCACTCGCCCAGCAGCGCGGAACTGACCGAGATTCTCAACCGGACGACCACCGATACGCAGGAGGAGGTGCGCCCCCTGCTCGGCTCTGAGGAGCAGGCCGCGACCGCAGTCGAACAGCTCAAGGGACTCGTCCGCGAGGTCTTACTGGCGCCGCCGCTGAACCACTACATCGCCCGCCTGATCGCCGCAGCCACCCCGGGCAATGCCGAGGCGCTGCCCGAGGTCAATCAGTATGTCCGCTTCGGTCCCAGCCCGCGCGGTGCGCAGGCGATGACCCTGGGAGCCAAGGTCAACGCCCTGTTGGATAAGCGGGTGAACGTCAGCTACGACGATATTGTCGATGTGGCCCTGCCGGCCCTGCGACACCGGTGTTTGCTGAACTTTCAGGCCGAGGCCGAGGGCGTGCAGGCGGATGCGCTTGTCGAGGCCCTGCTGCAAAAGGTGGACAGAGCCTGA
- a CDS encoding cupredoxin domain-containing protein, whose product MAQRSYWRIWGLALSLVIFVSWATPLAAQDAVRKFTVVNVLYEGSKMFLPSVLAVSQGDTVSVTVINNIPGDPPNHGFAIPAFEVETVVNHGEKKTVEFTADKAGIFDIRCQLHPAHVHGQLIVED is encoded by the coding sequence ATGGCTCAACGATCGTATTGGCGCATATGGGGGCTGGCTCTCAGCCTTGTGATCTTCGTCTCCTGGGCCACGCCCCTTGCGGCCCAGGACGCGGTCCGCAAGTTCACCGTTGTGAATGTGTTGTATGAGGGCTCGAAGATGTTCCTGCCTTCGGTGTTGGCCGTGTCCCAGGGAGACACCGTTTCGGTCACGGTCATCAACAATATTCCCGGTGACCCGCCCAACCATGGTTTCGCGATTCCAGCCTTCGAGGTCGAGACGGTGGTCAATCACGGCGAGAAAAAGACGGTCGAGTTTACGGCCGACAAGGCCGGGATTTTTGATATCCGCTGCCAGCTGCACCCGGCCCACGTGCACGGCCAGCTGATCGTGGAAGACTGA